One segment of Triticum aestivum cultivar Chinese Spring chromosome 2A, IWGSC CS RefSeq v2.1, whole genome shotgun sequence DNA contains the following:
- the LOC123191243 gene encoding putative 1-phosphatidylinositol-3-phosphate 5-kinase FAB1D, which translates to MNNNTLIITTSTSSISRDGSVDGKPNRVHFLLPAYQTTVKQPDHSDGATEFNNPEEGDAVWVPPEPATNDDDTNHLGVHTNDDDDDDDDEWHDGISWGQPSSSDSEPSPSPSPREDRHTGMLKAMDKQLKMLTTRFLTSAGISLPHEDDGGESWLDIVTALSWEAALLIKPDGKAGNEMDPGSYIKVKRVASGTRRQCEVINGLVFRKYAAHKHMPTKCHNPKLLLLGGTLGDSDVGLSSFDSMGQEKDHLEKAISQVMEKCAPDVILVEKTVSRDIQELLLNQGVTLVLDMKLDRLQRIARCSGSPIVSVLDIMTTTKLKQCDYFHIEKMVEEHNSAGDGGKRTLKTLMFLEGFPRPLGCTILLRGANSEELKKVKQVMLYTVFAAYHLVLEASFFEDQRVFLNAPNSVGMKEGPSFPVSHAENGVRYNRSVEHISDAEASTAHSANSDALHSPTDGCSSGLTEGASKTIHSNHALPSEKMLVTPVSGSLRGFIDKFRHQNIYLPVTSQETADHQKEGTPELNQEVPSEGLHAMVMTDGPVDYSGEYTDSLKDFQKQTDQQMMLAGHPTIGKHEQLSVAFENEEQHSTPYSEEKTLHIDEADDVLDSQSILILMSSQCIAKQVICEQSHLSRINYYGNFDVSLGRYLQDILQNQNLSCFSCGEPPEAHMYSYTHRDGNLTVLVKRLLPEHRLSGESKGKIWMWTRCLRCEQESRISKSSRRVMMSAEARNLSFGKFLELSFSSHSADRRLSVCGHSVNRDCLRFFGLGSKVAMFQYSSVEIYNACKPQQTLEFHNPSTHELFEQQGRNVLARGVTIFTEVENIIEHMKNQFPEVVINCGTILPVEEFSQLEEMLVNEKAEFVDFLMKAVDRHGVSRSSVHEILHVNWLYQDLLLGQYVWDRRLHGLLLCKSAGKERMSNSMKKVTIELTHDRTATGAEADDIAEENGSIEPVQFGELGVNRHSSAVTDETHQDRHYEKQASAPSRTSGILDAQGQGNGPMVQRSISFKQEPLGIQQFRVSEWEDREKWVWSPLSELRLAYRQELQAGCVEKFELVNRYSPSHLPPLHKQSAEEVPSPRFVVGPGGNVLSVSEDEISSIISRALTMSEDRRHLLDSIVESHASDTTSMLSESSSSASSSSWSSESSDSEAGFLSDELYNYDSSLLSSSLHPEISVNGKANLKGKYSVICVHANQFYTLRQKCCPSELAYVASLSRCKKWNAQGGKSKAFFAKTMDGRFIVKQIQKTEFESFIEFAPDYFKHVYHSLDTGSQTCLAKILGIYQVKQIRHGKEVKIDLMVMENLLFGHNVSRIYDLKGAVFSRYIADSSDPHTVYLDQNFVEDMRVSPIYIGGRTKHLLQRAIWNDTSFLTSVNVMDYSLLVGVDEQNHEFVLGIIDYLRQYTWDKQLETWAKTSLVVPKNESPTVISPREYKKRFRKFMAKYFLTVPDDWTTAKKSSGTCKYCTRGNCNLSKIDSQKPQLRAESCSIQ; encoded by the exons ATGAATAACAATACGCTCATCATCACCACCAGCACCAGCAGTATCAGTAG ggaTGGCAGCGTCGACGGTAAACCGAACCGTGTCCATTTCCTGCTGCCGGCGTACCAAACCACGGTCAAGCAACCTGACCACTCTGACGGTGCCACTGAATTCAATAACCCTGAGGAGGGTGATGCCGTCTGGGTACCGCCAGAGCCGGCCACCAACGATGATGATACCAACCATTTGGGCGTGCACAcaaatgatgatgatgacgacgacgatgatgaatgGCATGATGGTATCAGTTGGGGGCAGCCAAGCTCCAGTGACTCTGAACCCAGCCCAAGTCCTAGTCCCAGGGAGGACCGGCACACCGGGATGCTCAAGGCCATGGACAAGCAGCTAAAGATGCTCACAACCCGATTCCTAACGTCTGCAGGCATATCCTTGCCCCACGAAGATGACGGCGGCGAAAGCTGGCTCGACATCGTAACCGCCCTGTCCTGGGAGGCTGCTCTGCTCATCAAGCCTGACGGCAAAGCCGGAAATGAAATGGACCCTGGGTCTTATATCAAGGTCAAGCGCGTCGCCTCCGGCACCCGCCGACAGTG TGAGGTGATCAACGGGTTGGTGTTCAGGAAGTATGCAGCTCACAAGcacatgcccaccaagtgccacaACCCCAAGCTGCTGCTGCTCGGAGGCACCCTCGGGGACTCCGATGTCGGTCTATCATCATTTGATTCCATGGGGCAG GAAAAGGACCATTTGGAAAAGGCCATCAGCCAAGTGATGGAGAAATGTGCTCCAGATGTCATCCTGGTGGAGAAAACAGTTTCACGGGACATACAGGAGCTTCTACTGAACCAAGGTGTCACTCTGGTGCTCGATATGAAGCTCGACCGGTTGCAGAGAATTGCTCGCTGTTCTGGATCTCCTATAGTCTCTGTCTTAGACATCATGACCACGACGAAGCTGAAGCAGTGCGACTATTTCCACATAGAAAAGATGGTGGAGGAGCATAACAGTGCCGGTGATGGAGGGAAGAGGACATTGAAAACATTGATGTTCTTGGAAGGCTTTCCCAGGCCGTTGGGCTGCACG ATATTATTGCGAGGAGCAAATAGCGAAGAACTGAAGAAAGTCAAGCAAGTCATGCTCTACACCGTGTTTGCAGCGTACCACCTGGTTCTTGAGGCATCCTTCTTTGAAGATCAGAGGGTATTCTTGAATGCTCCAAACTCTGTTGGTATGAAGGAAGGGCCATCATTTCCTGTCAGTCATGCAGAGAATGGTGTCAGGTATAACAGATCCGTGGAGCACATTTCTGATGCAGAGGCAAGTACTGCTCATTCTGCAAATTCAGATGCCTTACACTCACCGACGGATGGCTGCTCGAGTGGGCTCACGGAGGGTGCAAGTAAAACcatccattcaaatcatgcacttCCTTCTGAAAAAATGCTAGTAACACCAGTCTCGGGATCACTGAGAGGATTCATCGATAAATTCCGCCATCAGAATATTTATCTACCTGTCACTTCTCAAGAGACAGCTGATCACCAGAAAGAAGGTACACCTGAGCTCAATCAAGAAGTACCAAGTGAAGGTCTTCATGCCATGGTAATGACTGATGGACCAGTTGATTATTCCGGTGAGTACACGGATAGTTTAAAAGATTTCCAGAAACAAACAGATCAGCAAATGATGCTGGCTGGTCATCCAACAATTGGAAAACATGAGCAATTGTCAGTTGCATTTGAAAATGAGGAGCAACACAGCACCCCTTACAGTGAAGAGAAAACCTTACACATTGACGAGGCTGATGACGTGTTGGATTCTCAAAGCATACTGATTTTGATGTCTAGCCAATGCATCGCAAAACAGGTCATTTGTGAGCAGAGTCATCTGTCCCGTAtcaattattatggaaattttgACGTCTCCTTAGGACGATATTTGCAAGACATTTTGCAGAATCAG AACCTAAGCTGTTTCTCATGCGGAGAGCCTCCGGAGGCTCACATGTACTCTTACACCCACCGCGATGGTAACCTGACAGTTCTTGTGAAGCGTTTGCTGCCTGAGCATCGCTTGTCTGGTGAATCCAAAGGAAAAATTTGGATGTGGACTAGATGCCTAAGATGTGAGCAGGAAAGCAGAATATCCAAATCATCTCGAAGAGTGATGATGTCGGCTGAGGCACGGAATCTCTCATTCGGGAAGTTCCTTGAACTCAGCTTTTCAAGCCACTCTGCTGATAGAAGGCTATCAGTGTGTGGACACTCGGTGAACAGGGACTGCTTGCGCTTTTTTGG GCTGGGCTCCAAAGTTGCAATGTTTCAGTATTCATCAGTCGAAATATACAACGCCTGCAAACCACAGCAAACCCTTGAGTTCCATAATCCCAGTACACATGAGTTGTTCGAGCAACAGGGAAGAAAT GTTCTTGCCAGAGGAGTTACCATTTTCACTGAAGTTGAAAACATAATAGAGCACATGAAGAATCAGTTTCCTGAGGTGGTGATCAACTGCGGCACCATCCTTCCCGTTGAAGAGTTTTCTCAACTCGAAGAGATGTTGGTTAATGAGAAAGCCGAGTTTGTG GATTTTCTCATGAAGGCTGTTGATCGGCATGGGGTGTCTAGGTCCTCGGTGCATGAGATTCTTCATGTAAATTGGCTCTATCAGGACCTTCTGCTTGGACAGTATGTCTGGGACCGTCGGTTGCATGGACTTCTACTTTGTAAATCTGCTGGAAAAGAAAGAATGAGTAACAGCATGAAGAAGGTGACTATTGAACTTACTCATGACCGAACGGCAACTGGAGCCGAGGCCGATGATATCGCCGAGGAAAATGGATCTATTGAGCCAGTGCAGTTTGGTGAACTGGGGGTGAACAGACATTCATCAGCAGTGACTGATGAAACCCATCAGGATAGGCACTATGAAAAGCAAGCTAGCGCACCGTCCAGAACATCAGGTATATTGGATGCTCAGGGGCAGGGAAATGGTCCAATGGTACAACGTTCGATATCCTTTAAGCAAGAGCCACTTGGTATTCAACAATTCAGAGTTTCTGAATGGGAGGACAGGGAGAAATGGGTCTGGAGTCCACTTAGTGAGTTAAGATTGGCTTACAGGCAGGAGCTTCAGGCCGGATGTGTGGAAAAATTTGAGCTTGTTAACCGCTACTCGCCATCTCATCTGCCACCCTTGCACAAACAATCTGCTGAAGAGGTGCCCTCTCCACGGTTCGTCGTTGGTCCGGGTGGCAATGTCTTGTCTGTGTCAGAGGATGAGATATCCAGCATAATCTCCCGTGCTCTCACCATGTCCGAGGACCGCCGCCACCTGCTGGATTCTATTGTCGAGAGTCATGCATCAGACACTACTAGCATGTTATCCGAATCTTCCTCTTCCGCCTCTTCATCATCCTGGTCATCTGAATCTtcagattctgaagcaggcttttTGTCCGACGAACTGTACAACTACGACAGCTCGCTCCTGTCATCCTCCCTCCATCCGGAGATATCTGTCAACGGGAAAGCAAATCTCAAAGGAAAATATTCAGTTATATGTGTGCACGCTAATCAGTTCTACACTCTTAGACAGAAATGCTGTCCATCTGAGCTTGCATACGTCGCTTCCTTAAGCCGATGCAAGAAATGGAACGCGCAAGGCGGAAAGAGCAAGGCTTTCTTTGCGAAAACAATGGATGGCAGGTTCATCGTCAAGCAAATACAGAAGACAGAGTTCGAGTCTTTCATAGAGTTTGCCCCGGATTACTTCAAGCATGTTTACCACTCTCTCGACACCGGGAGCCAAACCTGCCTTGCCAAAATTCTAGGCATCTATCAG GTTAAGCAGATAAGGCATGGCAAGGAAGTGAAGATTGATCTGATGGTGATGGAAAATCTCCTCTTTGGACACAATGTGTCACGGATATACGATCTTAAAGGTGCGGTTTTCTCTCGATACATAGCTGACTCGAGTGACCCTCACACTGTCTACTTGGATCAAAACTTTGTGGAGGACATGCGTGTTTCTCCAATCTATATTGGTGGAAGAACAAAACATCTCTTGCAGCGGGCGATCTGGAACGATACATCTTTTCTCACG TCAGTTAATGTTATGGATTACTCTCTACTAGTGGGAGTCGATGAACAAAACCATGAATTTGTACTTGGCATCATCGATTACCTGAGGCAATACACATGGGACAAGCAACTGGAGACATGGGCGAAAACTTCTCTCGTAGTGCCGAAGAATGAGTCGCCGACAGTGATTTCACCCAGGGAGTACAAGAAAAGGTTCAGGAAGTTCATGGCCAAGTATTTCCTAACGGTCCCAGATGATTGGACCACCGCGAAGAAGAGTTCAGGGACCTGTAAATATTGCACTCGCGGCAACTGTAACTTGTCAAAGATCGACAGCCAGAAGCCTCAACTTCGAGCCGAGTCGTGCTCTATCCAGTGA
- the LOC123191246 gene encoding UDP-galactose transporter 1 — MESAAGGGLGSMRAVLAILQWWGFNVTVIIINKWIFQKLDFKFPLTVSCVHFICSSIGAYVAIHVLKAKPLIQVEPEDRWKRIFPMSFVFCMNIVLGNVSLRYIPVSFMQTIKSFTPATTVILQWLVWSKHFEWRIWASLVPIVGGILLTSMTELSFNVFGFCAAMIGCLATSTKTILAESLLHGYKFDSINTVYYMAPFATMILALPAMLLEGGGVIDWFYTHDSVFSSLIIILGSGVLAFCLNFSIFYVIHSTTAVTFNVAGNLKVAVAVLVSWLIFRNPISPMNAIGCAITLVGCTFYGYVRHLISQQQAAALLGSQGTNSPRSRVEMLPLVGDKEDKV, encoded by the exons ATGGAGTCGGCCGCCGGCGGCGGGCTGGGCAGCATGCGAGCCGTGCTTGCCATCCTCCAGTGGTGGGGCTTCaacgtcaccgtcatcatcatcaacaagtGGATCTTCCAG AAGCTGGATTTCAAGTTCCCCCTGACGGTGTCCTGCGTCCACTTCATATGCTCCTCGATAGGGGCTTACGTCGCGATCCACGTGCTCAAGGCGAAGCCGCTGATTCAGGTCGAGCCCGAGGACCGCTGGAAGAGGATCTTCCCCATGTCATTCGTGTTCTGCATGAACATCGTGCTCGGGAATGTCAGCCTGCGCTACATCCCGGTCTCCTTCATGCAGACTATCAAATCGTTCACCCCTGCAACCACAG TTATTCTGCAGTGGTTGGTTTGGAGCAAGCACTTTGAGTGGCGCATATGGGCTTCGCTGGTCCCGATAGTTGGGGGAATACTTCTGACCTCAATGACAGAGCTTAGTTTCAACGTTTTCGGTTTCTGTGCTGCCATGATTGGCTGCCTTGCCACGTCGACAAAGACCATCTTGGCAGAGTCCCTGCTCCATGGATACAAATTTGACAG CATTAACACAGTGTACTACATGGCACCCTTTGCCACCATGATACTGGCTCTGCCAGCAATGTTGCTTGAGGGAGGTGGCGTAATCGACTGGTTCTACACACACGACTCTGTTTTTTCTTCGTTGATTATCATCCTAGGCTCAGGGGTGCTTGCGTTTTGCCTCAACTTCTCCATCTTCTATGTGATCCATTCAACCACCGCAGTGACCTTCAATGTTGCTGGCAACCTTAAA GTTGCTGTTGCAGTATTGGTCTCATGGCTGATCTTCCGGAACCCGATCTCCCCAATGAATGCAATCGGATGCGCAATCACGCTCGTCGGCTGTACTTTCTATGGGTATGTGAGGCATCTCATCTCCCAACAGCAGGCTGCTGCCCTCCTGGGGAGCCAAGGAACGAACTCACCAAGAAGTCGGGTGGAGATGCTCCCCCTTGTAGGCGACAAGGAAGATAAGGTCTAG
- the LOC123191244 gene encoding uncharacterized protein gives MVFRSKEQMRKALIKYGLLTFRSINFMKSEEGRIRAKCGWPGCPWTIYGAYSSRCSRFQVITYEDQHECAPNRDNHLVTAKVIARRYEHILRANPTWKIDSIKATVLKDFFADVSTSKCKAAKKIVSEKLLAGLKDEYTKVFDYQLELLRSNPGSTILVGLNPKYMDQNIFQSFYVCFNAMKKGFKACRRVIGLDGCFFKGACQGELLCAIGRDANNQMYPVAWAVVEKETSESWEWFVGLLIKDLDIIDQGEGWVFISDQQEGLISAMQNYVPKAQHRMCARHIYANWKKKFREHALQKKFWAIAKAANREDFMYRKAKLAQDTPEGARDIMRTEPKHWARAFFPVGSLCDSVDNNLCESFNNAIVEARFYPIISMLEKIRHKMTLRVQENRSKSEKWTSSDICPNIFKKLKVAIKMTQFCDVLWNGKEGFEVKHVSGRGRSYTVNLDKWTCSCGYFQLAGLPCCHAISAIYKSGRNIADFIHKCYSVEQFKKIYEHCLEPVEGQERWPISDKPRPQAPGYVCMPGRPRNNDRKREEGEAPKGKKMSKHGTKITCSMCGHKGHNKTGCKNNPEKGKKKNAFLKKTGRKMKSSEQANTDAQIRSSQQAKSIGEVQAQAGSNGGKRKATKKQNVQSKKKNQRCDMME, from the exons ATGGTTTTCAGGAGCAAGGAACAGATGAGGAAGGCACTAATAAAATATGGACTTCTGACATTTAGAAGTATAAACTTCATGAAGTCAGAAGAAGGGAGGATCAGGGCTAAGTGTGGATGGCCTGGATGTCCGTGGACTATATATGGTGCTTACAGTAGCAGGTGTTCTAGATTTCAGGTGATCACATATGAAGATCAACATGAGTGTGCACCTAACAGAGACAATCACCTTGTCACAGCAAAAGTTATTGCTAGGAGATATGAGCACATCTTAAGAGCCAATCCGACATGGAAAATTGATAGCATTAAAGCCACGGTTCTGAAAGATTTCTTTGCGGATGTTTCAACATCAAAGTGCAAGGCTGCTAAGAAGATAGTGTCAGAGAAGCTACTTGCCGGACTGAAAGATGAGTACACCAAGGTGTTCGATTACCAGCTTGAACTACTTAGGAGCAATCCTGGGAGCACAATCCTTGTTGGCTTGAACCCTAAGTACATGGATCAAAATATTTTCCAAAGCTTCTATGTATGCTTCAATGCTATGAAAAAGGGTTTTAAAGCTTGCAGAAGAGTTATTGGGCTTGATGGCTGCTTTTTCAAAGGAGCATGTCAAGGTGAGCTTCTATGTGCTATTGGTAGAGATGCTAATAATCAAATGTATCCAGTAGCTTGGGCAGTAGTGGAGAAAGAAACTAGTGAATCTTGGGAGTGGTTTGTTGGCCTTTTGATAAAGGACTTGGATATTATTGATCAAGGTGAAGGATGGGTGTTCATTTCAGATCAACAGGAG GGCCTTATCAGTGCAATGCAAAACTACGTACCAAAGGCACAACATAGAATGTGTGCTAGACACATCTATGCTAACTGGAAAAAAAAGTTTAGAGAGCATGCTCTGCAAAAGAAATTTTGGGCAATTGCCAAGGCTGCAAACAGAGAAGATTTCATGTATAGGAAGGCCAAGTTAGCTCAAGATACACCTGAAGGTGCAAGGGACATAATGAGGACAGAGCCTAAGCATTGGGCAAGAGCATTTTTTCCTGTTGGGTCCCTTTGTGACTCAGTCGATAACAATCTATGTGAGTCCTTCAACAATGCTATAGTTGAGGCCAGATTCTATCCTATCATCTCTATGCTAGAGAAGATTAGACACAAGATGACACTTAGAGTCCAAGAAAATAGGAGCAAAAGTGAAAAGTGGACATCTAGTGATATATGCCCAAACATTTTCAAGAAGCTTAAGGTGGCCATCAAAATGACTCAGTTCTGTGATGTGCTCTGGAATGGCAAGGAAGGGTTTGAGGTGAAACATGTCAGTGGCAGAGGAAGGAGCTATACAGTGAACTTGGACAAATGGACTTGCTCTTGTGGTTACTTTCAGCTGGCAGGGCTGCCTTGTTGCCATGCCATCAGTGCCATATACAAGAGTGGAAGAAACATAGCTGACTTCATTCATAAATGCTATTCAGTTGAGCAATTTAAGAAGATATATGAGCACTGCTTGGAGCCAGTAGAAGGACAAGAGAGATGGCCTATCTCTGACAAACCTAGACCACAAGCACCTGGGTATGTGTGTATGCCAGGTAGGCCTAGGAATAATGACAGGAAGAGGGAAGAGGGAGAAGCACCGAAAGGAAAGAAAATGTCAAAGCATGGCACTAAAATTACATGCAGCATGTGTGGCCACAAGGGGCATAACAAGACAGGTTGCAAGAATAATCCTgaaaaggggaagaagaagaatgcCTTCCTGAAGAAAACAGGCAGGAAAATGAAGTCATCCGAG CAAGCAAACACTGATGCTCAAATCAGATCAAGCCAGCAAGCTAAAAGCATTGGAGAAGTTCAAGCACAAGCAGGATCAAATGGTGGGAAGAGGAAGGCTACCAAAAAACAGAATGTGCAAtccaagaaaaaaaatcaaagatgtGATATGATGGAGTAG